In one candidate division KSB1 bacterium genomic region, the following are encoded:
- a CDS encoding proton-conducting transporter membrane subunit codes for MVESLLPVWVILLPVMGSLAVFGLGFTPARRMREALALGVEVVAFLISANVARQVWAGARLTSLNMSLYIGGLNALMLILVHAMVLVILVQAVPYMRKELVSGRTTDGRLTLFYALVLLFAGTMSWTVTTNNMVMLYVAMEGSTLATALLVAFYRARASLEAGYKYVLLVVTGMTFSLFGIILVYAAGVQHLGSGRSALMMTEMGKIANAIPKDIALMATAFMTCGFATKAGLVPFHAWLPDAHAEAPTPISALLSGLVIKIGAYALVRTVTIFAPHYRAIVLFIAILTSVSMVVGIVMALVQDDLKRLLAYSSVSQISYVFEGLGLGTYLGIYGGLFHLVNHTIIKALLFLSVGSIMYATGGKRKISELGGLAGKMPITAVAFFIGALSIGGLPPFNGFMSKFTIFLAVGEAKLLWAAGIGIFTGMLTISCLVWAAYRVFWRKPAVEVASTNPGEVREVPVMMWVSLVILATACVVIGLYPQVLYPALDAATRAVLQIWAGGY; via the coding sequence ATGGTGGAATCCTTGCTGCCCGTATGGGTGATCCTCCTGCCCGTGATGGGTTCCCTCGCCGTCTTTGGCCTCGGCTTCACTCCGGCGCGCCGAATGAGGGAAGCTCTCGCCTTGGGCGTGGAGGTCGTGGCTTTTCTGATTTCGGCCAACGTGGCGCGGCAGGTATGGGCGGGTGCGCGTCTGACAAGCCTGAACATGTCCCTGTACATCGGCGGGCTCAACGCTCTGATGCTGATCCTCGTCCACGCCATGGTCCTGGTGATTCTTGTTCAGGCGGTCCCGTACATGAGGAAAGAACTGGTTTCGGGGCGCACCACGGACGGCCGGCTTACGCTCTTCTACGCCCTGGTCCTTCTGTTTGCGGGCACGATGAGCTGGACGGTCACCACCAACAACATGGTCATGCTTTATGTGGCGATGGAGGGAAGCACCCTCGCTACAGCTCTCCTGGTAGCGTTCTACCGTGCGCGGGCCTCACTTGAGGCTGGATACAAGTACGTGCTCTTGGTGGTGACCGGAATGACGTTCTCCCTCTTTGGCATCATTCTGGTCTACGCGGCAGGGGTACAGCATCTGGGCTCCGGCCGAAGTGCCCTCATGATGACCGAGATGGGGAAGATCGCTAACGCGATCCCGAAAGACATTGCGCTCATGGCCACCGCGTTCATGACCTGCGGGTTCGCCACGAAGGCGGGACTTGTACCGTTCCACGCGTGGCTTCCGGACGCCCATGCCGAAGCGCCGACGCCGATCAGCGCGCTCCTGTCGGGCCTGGTCATCAAGATTGGGGCATACGCCCTGGTCCGAACGGTGACGATCTTCGCGCCCCACTACCGGGCCATCGTCCTGTTTATCGCCATCCTGACGTCCGTGAGCATGGTGGTTGGGATCGTGATGGCCTTGGTCCAGGACGATCTCAAGCGACTTCTTGCCTATTCCAGTGTATCCCAGATCAGCTACGTGTTTGAGGGGTTGGGGCTCGGAACATACTTGGGGATCTACGGCGGGCTCTTCCATCTCGTGAATCACACGATTATCAAGGCCCTGCTGTTTCTGAGCGTAGGGTCCATCATGTACGCCACCGGCGGGAAACGCAAGATCTCCGAGCTCGGCGGACTGGCCGGCAAGATGCCCATCACCGCGGTTGCGTTTTTCATCGGTGCTCTTTCGATTGGGGGCCTGCCGCCCTTCAACGGCTTCATGAGCAAGTTTACGATCTTTCTCGCGGTAGGAGAGGCAAAGCTCCTGTGGGCGGCGGGGATCGGCATCTTCACAGGAATGCTGACCATTAGCTGCCTGGTCTGGGCCGCCTATCGAGTCTTCTGGAGAAAGCCCGCTGTTGAGGTGGCATCAACCAATCCTGGCGAGGTTCGCGAGGTCCCAGTGATGATGTGGGTAAGCCTGGTGATCCTTGCCACGGCGTGTGTGGTGATCGGCCTGTATCCACAAGTTTTGTACCCCGCACTGGACGCCGCGACGCGCGCCGTTCTCCAGATCTGGGCCGGCGGTTATTGA
- a CDS encoding NADH-quinone oxidoreductase subunit B family protein, translated as MLARLCRKAFPKALWVYHANAGACNGCDIEVINVLTPYYDAERFGIKLVGSPRHADVILVTGAVTRQVAPALRRLLEATPDPKLVFAIGSCACGGDMWFDTYNIWGGANKVVPVNYYVPGCPPRPEAILYGVAVALGLAPKKVARREQRDFPHFEEPTSKFVRSP; from the coding sequence ATGTTAGCGAGACTCTGCAGAAAGGCGTTTCCCAAAGCCCTGTGGGTCTACCACGCGAATGCCGGCGCCTGCAACGGCTGCGATATCGAAGTGATCAATGTCCTGACCCCTTACTACGACGCCGAGCGCTTTGGCATCAAACTGGTGGGCTCGCCTCGGCACGCGGACGTGATTCTGGTTACGGGCGCCGTTACTCGCCAGGTAGCTCCGGCATTGCGGCGTCTATTGGAAGCCACACCCGATCCCAAGCTGGTGTTCGCGATCGGATCGTGCGCGTGCGGCGGGGACATGTGGTTCGACACGTACAACATCTGGGGAGGGGCGAACAAGGTCGTCCCGGTGAACTATTACGTGCCCGGATGTCCGCCGCGTCCAGAAGCCATTCTGTACGGTGTCGCTGTGGCGCTCGGCCTGGCACCGAAGAAGGTAGCGAGGAGGGAGCAGCGAGACTTCCCGCACTTTGAGGAGCCGACCTCAAAGTTCGTGCGAAGTCCCTGA
- a CDS encoding ATP-binding protein, whose translation MPEQAAATSAYPPTISGVVQTIPDRCKRCYSCVRTCPAKAIKIVGGQAHVMPERCIGCGSCIRACGQNAKRVASGLEKTEELLDSGEPVVAILAPSFPAAFPGIPYPKIVGAIKQIGFRYVVEVALGADLISREYTRLAQSRSMPLIITTPCPAIVSYVEKYRPGLLLFLAPIVSPMIATARVVKWKLWPNAKVVFIGPCIGKKREKDDPKVAGVVDEVLTYREFKELLARRGGAFETAPEAEFDGPSAYIGRIFPVSGGLLKTAALRGDILDNDIIVTEGRERALEILKSVEQGRVEARFLDILFCEGCINGPVMDNDLSVFIRKDIVANYVRSRLATQSREEVERQWESLADVSLRREFTKEDLSLPTPTEEDIRRILASIGKYGPEDELNCGACGYSSCREKAAAVFQGLAEVEMCLPYLIERLERMNQELLQAQERMIRAARLASMGELAAGVAHEINNPLTGVLTYIKVMERRLASEEVPRGDLAKLRQYLDTMEHEIVRCSEIVKNLLEFARPTKPTIEPVAVPELFSKALALVKHQIELQNIRIVEEYPEDLPRIEVDFKQFQQVLLNLIINSAQAMPNGGTLILKAEAVDSGEYVDLIVEDTGCGIRKEDLPRIFDPFFTTKLDKKGTGLGLSMVYSIVQRHGGSIDVQSEVGVGTKFTIRVPVKSRMSNEEAA comes from the coding sequence ATGCCGGAACAGGCGGCGGCCACATCTGCGTACCCTCCCACGATCAGCGGGGTTGTGCAGACCATTCCAGACCGGTGCAAGCGCTGTTATTCCTGCGTACGCACGTGCCCGGCCAAGGCGATAAAGATTGTGGGCGGGCAGGCGCACGTGATGCCGGAGCGGTGCATCGGGTGTGGGAGCTGCATCCGTGCCTGCGGCCAGAACGCTAAACGCGTAGCGAGCGGGTTGGAGAAGACCGAGGAGCTCCTCGATTCCGGTGAACCGGTGGTTGCCATCCTCGCGCCGTCCTTCCCCGCCGCCTTCCCAGGGATCCCTTACCCTAAGATCGTCGGAGCGATCAAGCAGATTGGTTTTCGCTACGTGGTCGAAGTGGCTCTGGGCGCGGACCTCATCAGCCGGGAATATACGCGGCTGGCGCAGTCGCGCTCCATGCCCCTCATCATCACCACCCCTTGCCCCGCCATCGTGAGCTACGTCGAGAAGTACCGACCGGGGCTGCTTCTTTTCCTGGCCCCGATTGTTTCCCCAATGATTGCCACAGCCCGCGTGGTGAAGTGGAAACTCTGGCCCAACGCCAAGGTTGTGTTCATCGGACCCTGCATCGGCAAGAAGCGGGAAAAAGATGACCCGAAAGTCGCAGGAGTAGTGGATGAGGTCCTGACGTACCGCGAGTTCAAGGAACTCTTGGCCAGGCGGGGCGGAGCGTTTGAAACGGCGCCGGAGGCGGAGTTCGACGGGCCCAGTGCGTACATCGGACGGATTTTCCCGGTGTCGGGCGGCCTTCTGAAGACCGCGGCGTTGCGTGGGGACATTCTGGACAACGATATCATCGTCACCGAAGGACGGGAACGGGCCCTGGAAATCCTGAAGAGTGTCGAGCAGGGTCGCGTGGAGGCGCGTTTTCTGGACATCCTGTTTTGTGAGGGGTGCATCAACGGCCCTGTCATGGACAACGACCTGTCCGTCTTCATTCGGAAAGACATCGTTGCCAACTACGTCCGCAGTCGGCTGGCGACGCAATCGCGCGAAGAGGTGGAGCGCCAATGGGAAAGCCTGGCTGATGTCTCCCTGCGCCGCGAGTTCACCAAGGAGGACCTGTCGCTGCCCACACCTACGGAAGAAGACATCCGCAGGATTCTGGCCAGTATCGGCAAGTACGGGCCTGAGGACGAGCTGAACTGCGGGGCATGCGGCTATTCCAGCTGTCGTGAGAAGGCGGCAGCTGTTTTCCAGGGCTTGGCCGAGGTCGAGATGTGTCTTCCGTATCTGATCGAGCGCCTCGAGAGGATGAATCAGGAACTTCTGCAGGCGCAGGAGAGGATGATCCGTGCGGCTCGCCTGGCGTCGATGGGTGAGCTTGCCGCGGGTGTGGCCCACGAGATCAACAACCCCCTCACGGGCGTGCTGACGTACATCAAGGTCATGGAGAGGAGGCTTGCGTCGGAGGAAGTCCCGCGTGGGGACCTTGCCAAGCTGCGTCAGTACCTGGACACCATGGAACACGAGATCGTGCGCTGCTCGGAGATTGTCAAGAATCTGCTGGAATTTGCTCGTCCCACCAAGCCCACCATCGAACCGGTCGCGGTGCCGGAGCTGTTTTCGAAGGCGCTTGCCCTGGTGAAGCACCAGATTGAACTCCAGAACATTCGCATCGTGGAGGAATATCCGGAGGACCTGCCGCGAATCGAGGTCGATTTTAAACAATTTCAGCAGGTCCTGCTCAACCTGATCATCAATTCGGCTCAGGCCATGCCCAACGGGGGTACCCTTATCTTGAAAGCGGAAGCTGTGGATTCCGGCGAATACGTGGATCTGATCGTGGAGGATACAGGCTGCGGCATCCGGAAGGAGGATCTACCGCGGATCTTCGATCCGTTCTTCACGACGAAACTCGACAAGAAGGGCACGGGGCTTGGCTTGTCGATGGTCTACAGCATCGTCCAGCGGCACGGAGGTTCAATCGACGTGCAGAGCGAGGTGGGAGTGGGGACCAAATTCACGATCCGGGTGCCCGTAAAGTCCAGGATGAGCAACGAAGAGGCCGCTTGA
- a CDS encoding response regulator: MVQEMKDEKDRPDILVVDDELVMRESLKEWLELDGFSVRTAESGVQALELITEKRPDVAVVDIKMPGMDGVTLLRKIKELDHSIPVVMITAHATIENAIQSMKDGAYDYIMKPFPPEKLSNVLRKVVEHERLRAENIRLQKERRTFLRIAVGILVNFLLLAALLYFVFRK; encoded by the coding sequence ATGGTGCAAGAGATGAAAGACGAAAAGGATCGTCCCGACATCCTTGTGGTGGACGATGAGTTGGTCATGCGGGAGTCGCTCAAGGAATGGCTCGAGCTGGATGGCTTTTCCGTACGCACGGCTGAGAGCGGCGTTCAGGCCCTGGAGCTCATCACCGAGAAGCGGCCGGACGTGGCGGTCGTGGACATCAAGATGCCCGGGATGGACGGGGTCACGCTGCTGCGGAAGATCAAAGAGCTGGACCATTCCATCCCCGTGGTCATGATCACCGCGCATGCCACCATCGAAAATGCGATCCAATCGATGAAGGACGGCGCCTACGACTATATCATGAAGCCGTTTCCACCGGAGAAGCTTTCCAATGTGCTTCGCAAGGTGGTGGAGCACGAGAGGCTGCGGGCCGAGAATATCCGGCTTCAAAAAGAGCGGCGTACTTTCCTGAGAATCGCGGTGGGTATCCTGGTCAATTTCTTGCTCTTGGCTGCCCTGCTGTACTTCGTTTTCAGGAAGTAG
- a CDS encoding sigma-54 dependent transcriptional regulator, with the protein MAGEKATVLIVDDDPFVREFLEHTFSKQGHVVVSCERGADGVRMLWQNDFDAVFLDVRLPDSDGIAVLRQMRNLGKRAEIVMITGFASVDTAVQAMREGAYDYLQKPLSEDAVLRVLDKIRERHHLLELFDRDTGYPVGPGRPERIITRSPRMLEILELVDRVAPTDCTVLIMGESGTGKELIAKAIHYRSRRREKPFIVVDCGALVETLFESELFGHEKGAFTGATQTRLGSFELANGGTFFFDEIGNISLSTQAKILRAIQEKEIRRVGGNKPIQVDVRIVAATNLDLRRAVDSGKFREDLFYRLTVFPIYLPPLRERKEDILPLANYFLRRFARQLGKQVFGLSKEAEQILVQYSWPGNVRELENAIERALVLEDSEQIRATNLPEHIVAEATGGRFVSPEPGIRPLWEIERDYIALALKKVGGNISKASRLLEIDRKTLYAKIRKYGLES; encoded by the coding sequence ATGGCGGGAGAGAAGGCCACAGTGCTGATCGTGGATGACGACCCGTTCGTCCGGGAATTCCTCGAACACACCTTCAGCAAGCAGGGCCATGTTGTCGTCAGTTGCGAGCGGGGCGCCGATGGCGTTCGGATGCTGTGGCAGAACGATTTCGATGCGGTCTTTTTGGATGTCCGCCTTCCGGATAGCGATGGGATCGCTGTCCTGCGCCAGATGCGGAATCTGGGCAAGCGCGCCGAGATTGTCATGATCACCGGCTTTGCTTCCGTAGATACGGCTGTGCAGGCCATGCGCGAGGGCGCGTACGACTATCTACAGAAGCCCCTGTCCGAGGACGCAGTCCTTCGGGTTCTGGACAAGATCCGGGAGCGCCACCATCTCCTTGAACTGTTCGATCGTGACACGGGTTACCCCGTGGGGCCTGGAAGGCCTGAGCGTATTATTACCCGCAGCCCCCGCATGCTGGAAATTCTCGAGCTGGTGGATCGGGTGGCTCCGACGGACTGCACAGTTCTGATCATGGGCGAAAGCGGGACGGGGAAGGAGCTTATCGCCAAAGCCATCCACTACCGGAGTCGGCGCCGAGAGAAGCCGTTTATCGTCGTAGACTGCGGCGCCCTGGTCGAAACGCTGTTCGAGAGCGAGCTCTTTGGCCATGAGAAGGGGGCCTTCACAGGTGCAACCCAAACGCGGTTGGGATCCTTCGAGCTTGCAAACGGCGGCACGTTCTTCTTTGACGAGATCGGCAACATCTCCCTGAGCACGCAGGCCAAGATCCTCCGCGCGATCCAAGAAAAGGAGATCCGGCGTGTGGGGGGGAATAAGCCGATCCAGGTGGACGTGCGGATCGTCGCCGCAACCAACCTGGATTTGCGGCGGGCTGTGGACAGCGGGAAGTTCCGCGAGGATTTGTTCTATCGCCTGACCGTTTTCCCGATCTACTTGCCCCCACTTCGGGAGCGCAAGGAGGATATTCTTCCCCTGGCCAATTATTTCCTCCGGCGTTTCGCCCGCCAGCTGGGGAAGCAGGTTTTCGGACTCAGCAAGGAAGCGGAGCAGATTCTGGTGCAGTATAGCTGGCCGGGAAATGTCCGGGAGCTGGAAAACGCGATCGAGAGGGCGCTGGTACTGGAGGATTCGGAGCAGATCCGGGCCACAAACCTTCCGGAGCACATCGTAGCTGAGGCAACAGGAGGTCGTTTCGTAAGCCCAGAGCCGGGTATCCGTCCTCTCTGGGAGATTGAGAGGGATTACATCGCTCTGGCGCTCAAAAAAGTGGGCGGAAATATCTCGAAGGCATCCCGCCTTTTGGAGATCGACCGCAAGACCCTGTACGCCAAGATTCGCAAGTACGGTTTAGAGTCCTGA
- a CDS encoding SUMF1/EgtB/PvdO family nonheme iron enzyme, whose amino-acid sequence MGPAGRDRARVEWFLLGSLAGVGLALGLHWGSVLTSSDAFCDSCHVHPHATRSWKESSHFRNPSGVVTHCTECHLPPRGPVRWREKVRLGAKDLYHTLFRPAEGIDWNERGRTARAVSYTYDAACLRCHKDLFPPQLSKKGEQGHIHYLQQKTKVACIRCHLGVGHGVKAETTAVLAQEPTTQPYRPAEPQGDGERFQDYVEIIPGTGVRFEMVAIPGDTFLMGSPEDEDFREPDEGPVRKVYVDSFWIGRTEVTWAEYEAFYRATGVKASRYSSVEGADVETGPTPPYGSPDQGWGRGDRPAITMTWYAAVKYCEWLSRVTGRRYRLPTEAEWEYACRGGTQGAYFFPGEPSRYSARTLRAKLFGADTAVIGRYAWYAENSGGRTHLPFTKRPNPFGLFNMIGNVREFCLDWYSPDAYRLEPEAEVLVNPKGPPTGTEHVVRGGSFLSDAAELRCAARDHTRHDAWLLTDPQVPKSIWWYSDCVDVGFRVVREWRPKGPIR is encoded by the coding sequence ATGGGCCCTGCGGGAAGAGACCGGGCGCGGGTCGAGTGGTTCCTTTTAGGCTCGTTGGCTGGAGTTGGTCTCGCCTTGGGTTTACACTGGGGCTCCGTATTGACCTCCTCAGACGCATTTTGCGATAGTTGCCACGTCCACCCGCACGCCACCAGATCGTGGAAGGAGTCGAGCCATTTTCGAAACCCAAGCGGGGTAGTGACCCATTGCACGGAATGTCACTTGCCGCCGCGGGGCCCAGTCCGGTGGCGCGAGAAAGTCCGGCTTGGGGCTAAGGATCTCTACCACACGCTATTCAGACCGGCCGAGGGGATCGATTGGAATGAGAGAGGCCGTACTGCCCGCGCCGTGTCCTACACCTACGATGCCGCCTGCCTCCGGTGCCACAAGGACCTCTTCCCGCCCCAGCTAAGCAAGAAGGGGGAGCAAGGCCACATTCATTACCTGCAGCAGAAGACAAAGGTCGCGTGCATCCGCTGCCATCTTGGCGTTGGGCATGGGGTCAAGGCGGAGACCACGGCGGTGCTCGCCCAGGAGCCTACCACGCAACCCTACAGGCCTGCGGAGCCGCAGGGCGACGGAGAGCGCTTCCAAGACTATGTGGAGATTATTCCCGGTACCGGTGTGCGGTTTGAGATGGTAGCGATCCCCGGCGACACCTTCCTCATGGGCAGCCCGGAGGACGAAGATTTCCGAGAGCCTGACGAAGGCCCCGTCCGCAAGGTGTACGTGGACAGCTTTTGGATCGGGCGGACGGAGGTCACCTGGGCTGAGTACGAAGCCTTCTATCGCGCGACCGGCGTCAAGGCGAGCCGCTATTCTTCCGTTGAGGGGGCCGACGTGGAAACGGGTCCCACACCGCCGTACGGCTCGCCGGACCAGGGCTGGGGAAGGGGAGACAGGCCCGCCATAACCATGACCTGGTATGCCGCCGTGAAGTATTGCGAATGGCTTTCTCGCGTGACCGGCCGCCGCTATCGACTTCCGACGGAGGCGGAGTGGGAGTACGCCTGTCGAGGGGGAACTCAGGGCGCCTACTTCTTCCCAGGCGAGCCTTCTCGTTACAGCGCGCGTACGCTTCGGGCCAAGCTGTTCGGAGCCGACACGGCCGTCATCGGTCGATATGCCTGGTACGCGGAGAACAGTGGCGGTCGCACGCACTTGCCCTTCACCAAAAGACCGAATCCTTTCGGCCTGTTCAATATGATCGGCAACGTCCGTGAGTTCTGTCTCGATTGGTACTCCCCGGATGCCTACCGGTTGGAACCCGAGGCCGAAGTCTTGGTGAATCCTAAAGGTCCTCCTACGGGCACGGAGCATGTGGTAAGGGGCGGGTCGTTCCTTAGCGACGCGGCTGAGCTGCGCTGTGCTGCTCGCGACCATACGCGCCACGACGCGTGGCTCCTTACGGATCCTCAGGTCCCCAAAAGCATCTGGTGGTACTCGGACTGTGTGGATGTGGGATTCAGGGTTGTGCGCGAGTGGCGGCCGAAGGGGCCGATCCGTTGA
- a CDS encoding insulinase family protein — MRRLSAIGLWTLVLGGVMVPQVQAGFFPYAYEVYRLPNGLSAILIPMPGSGLVAYYSVVRTGSRDEWEPHRSGFAHFFEHMMFRGTKKYPGEVYDRLVTEMGASANAYTTDDYTCYYMVAARENLEQVMELESDRFQNLNYDETAFKTEAGAVYGEYRKGRVNPWWVLEEELLNTAFDVHTYKHTTIGFEEDIQLMPTLYEYSLSFFRRYYRPDNVVLLIAGDFDKEGVKSLLNKYYGSWEPGYVPPQIQPEPDQKAERFKEVRYNGRTLPILAIGYKGAAFDPQDKMVAAAYVLGELAFGENSEIYKKLVVREQKVQFIQGDFGFNRDPKLYVIYTMVKKEEDIPYVRDQIDATATKFREELVSEEELEKVKSHMTYGFLMELDTPGHVAGNLAPFVALTGGIEAVDQLLTTIQSLRPEDVREAARRFLQNERRTVILLKGVK, encoded by the coding sequence ATGCGGAGATTGAGCGCCATCGGTTTGTGGACGCTGGTACTGGGAGGGGTCATGGTTCCGCAGGTCCAAGCCGGCTTCTTCCCTTATGCCTACGAGGTCTACCGACTGCCCAACGGGCTCAGCGCCATCCTCATCCCCATGCCGGGGAGCGGGCTGGTAGCGTACTACTCGGTGGTCCGGACAGGCAGTCGGGATGAGTGGGAGCCTCACCGCTCGGGCTTTGCCCACTTCTTCGAGCACATGATGTTCCGGGGTACAAAGAAGTACCCGGGCGAGGTGTACGACCGATTGGTCACCGAAATGGGCGCCTCCGCCAACGCCTACACCACAGACGATTACACCTGCTATTACATGGTCGCAGCACGCGAGAATCTCGAGCAGGTGATGGAGCTGGAAAGCGACCGGTTCCAGAACCTAAACTACGACGAGACCGCCTTCAAGACCGAGGCTGGGGCGGTCTATGGCGAGTATCGGAAGGGTCGCGTCAACCCGTGGTGGGTGCTCGAGGAAGAGCTGCTCAACACCGCCTTCGACGTTCACACCTACAAACACACGACCATCGGCTTTGAGGAAGACATCCAGCTCATGCCCACCCTGTACGAATACAGTCTGAGCTTTTTCCGTCGTTACTACCGGCCGGACAACGTCGTGCTCTTGATTGCCGGGGACTTCGACAAAGAGGGAGTCAAATCTTTGCTGAACAAGTACTATGGTTCTTGGGAACCCGGCTACGTGCCGCCGCAAATTCAGCCGGAGCCCGACCAGAAAGCGGAGCGCTTCAAGGAAGTCCGCTACAACGGTCGAACTCTTCCCATTCTTGCCATTGGCTACAAAGGGGCGGCCTTTGACCCGCAGGACAAGATGGTGGCGGCGGCCTATGTCCTGGGTGAGCTGGCGTTTGGGGAGAACAGCGAGATCTACAAGAAGCTCGTCGTTCGCGAGCAGAAGGTCCAGTTCATCCAGGGCGACTTCGGCTTCAATCGCGACCCGAAGCTCTACGTAATCTACACGATGGTGAAGAAGGAAGAGGACATCCCCTATGTGCGGGATCAGATCGACGCGACGGCGACGAAGTTCAGAGAAGAGCTCGTCTCCGAGGAGGAACTGGAAAAGGTCAAAAGCCACATGACGTACGGATTCCTCATGGAGCTGGACACGCCCGGCCATGTGGCGGGCAACCTGGCCCCCTTTGTGGCCCTGACCGGCGGGATTGAGGCCGTGGATCAGCTCCTGACCACGATTCAATCGCTGCGGCCGGAGGATGTGCGCGAGGCGGCCCGCCGCTTTCTGCAGAACGAGCGTCGCACCGTGATCTTGTTGAAAGGAGTGAAGTGA
- a CDS encoding insulinase family protein: MKARIWLALAIVPVLVLGCARRRGVENMVLLPAHDDPTVSFRFLFQVGSQDDPPGKEGLAALTAALLTEGSTQKRPYEEILDLLYPMAASISEQVDKEVTVFAGRVHKDHLARFYDLFKEVLLEPSFREEDFVRVKTDFLNHIRNTLRYADDEELGKEALYQFIFRGSPYEHLEEGTVAGLESITLDDVREFYRKYYTRDRLVIGLGGGFEAGFPERVCKDFAILPAGTAPRVPAPEPERFEGIHVRIIEKDVPATAISFGFPIEVLRGSRDFYALALATSWLGEHRNSFSHLYQVIREARGLNYGDYAYIEHFPNGGRRQFPPPNVPRRRQIFQIWIRPVPNEARLFAFRAALRELQKLVDQGMTKEQFELTRKFLKGYLLHYAPTTDLRLGYALDDRFYGIDGHYLDNFRRALDELTLEEVNAAIRRHLQYRNIKVVFVTRGAAELKEALISNAPSPISYPTPKPTEVLEEDREIATYPLAVKPENVEIVPVDVVFER; this comes from the coding sequence ATGAAGGCGAGGATCTGGCTGGCGTTGGCCATCGTGCCGGTATTGGTACTCGGTTGTGCCAGGCGTCGAGGGGTGGAAAACATGGTGCTTTTGCCCGCTCACGACGACCCCACAGTTTCCTTCCGCTTCCTATTCCAGGTGGGGTCCCAGGATGATCCGCCGGGGAAGGAAGGTCTCGCTGCACTGACCGCTGCTCTCCTCACGGAGGGCTCCACGCAAAAGCGCCCATACGAAGAAATCCTGGACCTGCTGTACCCAATGGCCGCTTCGATCTCCGAGCAGGTCGACAAGGAGGTCACTGTGTTCGCTGGGCGCGTCCACAAAGATCACCTCGCGCGCTTTTACGACCTTTTCAAGGAGGTATTGCTGGAGCCTAGCTTCCGCGAGGAAGACTTCGTCCGTGTCAAGACGGATTTCCTGAACCACATTCGCAACACCCTCCGCTATGCCGACGACGAAGAGCTGGGCAAGGAGGCACTCTATCAGTTCATCTTCCGTGGGTCTCCTTACGAGCACCTCGAGGAGGGCACCGTAGCGGGCCTGGAGAGCATCACGTTAGACGATGTGCGGGAGTTCTACCGGAAATACTATACCCGGGACAGGCTTGTCATTGGGCTCGGCGGTGGCTTCGAGGCCGGTTTTCCGGAGCGCGTTTGCAAGGATTTTGCCATTCTCCCGGCGGGCACAGCGCCGCGGGTGCCCGCGCCGGAGCCGGAGAGATTCGAGGGGATCCACGTACGGATCATAGAGAAAGATGTGCCCGCCACAGCCATCAGCTTCGGTTTCCCAATCGAAGTTTTGCGGGGGAGTCGGGACTTCTACGCCCTGGCGCTGGCCACCTCGTGGCTCGGAGAACACCGGAATTCTTTCTCCCATCTGTATCAGGTCATCCGTGAAGCACGAGGCCTGAACTACGGCGACTACGCCTACATCGAGCACTTCCCCAATGGCGGGAGGAGGCAATTCCCGCCGCCCAACGTGCCGCGACGTCGGCAGATCTTCCAGATCTGGATCCGACCTGTGCCCAATGAGGCTCGACTTTTCGCGTTCCGGGCGGCCCTTCGGGAGCTCCAAAAGCTCGTCGATCAGGGGATGACCAAGGAGCAGTTCGAGCTTACGCGCAAGTTCCTCAAGGGCTATCTGCTGCATTACGCGCCCACCACAGACCTTCGCCTCGGCTACGCCCTGGACGATCGTTTCTACGGGATTGACGGTCACTACCTCGATAACTTCCGCAGGGCCCTCGACGAGCTGACGCTCGAGGAAGTGAATGCCGCGATCCGCAGGCACCTGCAGTACCGGAACATCAAGGTTGTCTTCGTGACCAGAGGGGCCGCTGAGCTCAAGGAAGCCTTGATCTCCAACGCTCCGAGTCCGATATCGTACCCCACACCAAAGCCGACGGAGGTTCTGGAAGAAGACCGAGAGATCGCGACCTACCCCCTGGCTGTGAAGCCCGAAAATGTGGAAATCGTACCGGTCGATGTCGTTTTCGAGCGTTGA